A DNA window from Acidobacteriota bacterium contains the following coding sequences:
- a CDS encoding DUF1592 domain-containing protein, translated as MQSTAGAWIAAAAVGIAVVAAASGTGRAAEPAPALQNAGPAGADADEAQRLFRRYCVACHNGRLRTAELALDELDPHDVAANAEVWEKVALRLRAGSMPPPGRPRPDRPTYRTVAGWLESELDRAWTADPNPGRVGAVHRLNRTEYRNAIRDLFALDVDVESLLPGDETADGSFDNFADVLGLTTAHIERYLSVARQVTRLAVGLPPVTPGSETFEISLHIVQDGRQGNDLPLGSRGGRAIEYHFPVDGEYAVRIDLRRQYQDYLMGMGWPQWLDVRLDGRLVQRFTVGGNVPGQPAAASYAGDGEPGFAADPEWEAFMQRDGDAHLEVRMPVTAGPHTVGVSFVRQLWEPEGIPQPLQRGRVLTNDQIYMGYAAVAAVEIGGPYETTGEASDTPSRRAIFVCQPALETEERACAAEILRPIARRAFRRPVTDADIESLLVFFDEGRTEGESFRHGVQFALERVLIDPEFLLRVYRDPVDSADGGTAYALSDLDLASRLSFFLWSSLPDDMLLELAEAGRLSDPAVLDQQVRRMLNDPRAVEALVDDFAAQWLNLRRVGEVVVDPVQYPHYDETLLEAFREEVERFVASTIVEDRSVTDLLDADYTFVNERLALHYGIPGIYGNRFRRVALTDPERRGGLLAAGALLATTSYPDRTSPVLRGKWLVDNIFGTPVPPPPPGVDTDLEDEPGAAPASIRERLAEHRRNPVCASCHSVIDPLGFALEHFDVIGGWRTTDEQGLPIDATGMTAGGDPVAGLAGLRALLLDEPDRFPLTVTEKLLSYAMGRRLEYYDRPAVRAIVREAAESEYRWSAIVSGIVRSPQFRMRGLPSAVSTDAVN; from the coding sequence ATGCAAAGCACCGCGGGCGCCTGGATCGCCGCCGCGGCGGTTGGCATCGCCGTCGTGGCGGCGGCGTCCGGCACTGGACGGGCGGCGGAACCGGCCCCGGCGCTCCAGAACGCGGGACCGGCCGGGGCGGATGCCGATGAGGCGCAGCGGCTCTTCCGCCGCTACTGTGTCGCGTGCCACAACGGCCGCCTCCGGACCGCGGAGCTCGCCCTCGACGAGCTGGACCCGCACGATGTCGCGGCGAACGCCGAAGTCTGGGAGAAGGTCGCGTTGCGGCTACGGGCCGGATCGATGCCTCCTCCGGGCCGGCCGCGCCCGGACCGGCCGACCTACCGGACGGTGGCGGGCTGGCTGGAATCCGAACTGGACCGCGCCTGGACGGCCGACCCCAATCCGGGCCGGGTCGGCGCCGTCCACCGTTTGAATCGGACGGAGTACCGCAACGCGATTCGCGATCTCTTCGCGCTCGACGTCGATGTCGAATCGCTTCTGCCGGGCGATGAGACAGCCGATGGCAGCTTCGACAATTTCGCCGACGTCCTCGGCCTGACCACCGCGCACATCGAGCGGTATCTCTCGGTGGCGCGGCAGGTGACCCGCCTGGCGGTCGGTCTGCCGCCGGTAACGCCGGGTTCGGAAACGTTTGAAATCTCGCTTCACATTGTGCAGGACGGTCGTCAGGGGAATGACCTGCCGCTCGGATCGCGCGGCGGCCGGGCGATCGAGTACCACTTCCCGGTCGACGGCGAGTACGCCGTGCGGATCGATCTGCGGCGGCAGTACCAGGACTACCTGATGGGGATGGGCTGGCCGCAGTGGCTGGATGTCCGCCTCGACGGCCGGCTCGTTCAGCGCTTCACGGTGGGAGGTAACGTACCGGGGCAGCCGGCCGCGGCGAGTTACGCTGGCGATGGCGAACCGGGCTTTGCCGCCGACCCCGAATGGGAAGCGTTCATGCAGCGCGACGGTGATGCCCACCTGGAAGTCCGGATGCCGGTGACGGCCGGGCCGCATACCGTCGGCGTGTCGTTCGTCCGGCAACTGTGGGAACCGGAGGGAATCCCGCAGCCGCTGCAGCGGGGCCGCGTGCTGACGAACGACCAGATCTACATGGGCTATGCGGCAGTCGCCGCGGTCGAGATCGGCGGTCCCTACGAGACGACGGGGGAGGCGTCGGATACTCCCAGCCGCCGCGCTATCTTCGTCTGTCAGCCGGCGCTGGAGACCGAGGAGCGTGCCTGCGCGGCGGAGATCCTTCGCCCCATCGCCCGCCGTGCCTTCCGGCGCCCGGTGACCGACGCCGACATCGAGTCCCTGCTCGTTTTCTTCGACGAGGGACGGACCGAAGGGGAGAGCTTCAGGCACGGTGTGCAGTTCGCCCTCGAACGGGTGCTGATCGATCCGGAGTTCCTGCTGCGCGTTTACCGCGATCCGGTCGACTCCGCCGATGGCGGGACCGCCTACGCCCTGTCGGACCTGGATCTGGCGTCACGGCTGTCGTTCTTCCTCTGGAGCAGCCTGCCGGACGACATGCTGCTGGAGCTGGCCGAGGCGGGGCGCCTGTCCGATCCGGCCGTGCTCGACCAGCAGGTGCGCCGGATGCTGAACGACCCACGCGCCGTCGAGGCGCTGGTCGACGACTTCGCGGCGCAGTGGCTCAATCTGCGGCGCGTGGGCGAGGTGGTGGTCGACCCGGTTCAGTACCCGCACTACGACGAGACGCTGCTCGAGGCATTCCGGGAAGAGGTGGAGCGGTTCGTGGCGAGCACGATCGTCGAGGATCGAAGCGTCACGGACCTGCTGGACGCCGACTACACGTTCGTGAACGAGCGTCTGGCCCTGCACTACGGGATTCCGGGCATCTACGGCAACCGGTTCCGTCGCGTCGCGCTGACCGACCCGGAACGGCGGGGCGGGCTGCTGGCGGCCGGCGCGCTACTCGCGACAACGTCGTACCCCGACCGCACGTCGCCCGTGCTGCGCGGGAAGTGGCTCGTCGACAACATCTTCGGAACGCCGGTGCCGCCGCCGCCGCCCGGCGTGGACACCGACCTGGAGGACGAACCGGGCGCGGCTCCGGCATCGATCCGGGAACGCCTGGCGGAGCACCGGCGAAACCCGGTCTGCGCGAGTTGCCATTCGGTGATCGATCCGCTCGGGTTTGCCCTGGAGCACTTCGACGTGATTGGCGGCTGGCGCACGACGGACGAGCAGGGGCTGCCGATCGACGCGACGGGAATGACGGCGGGCGGCGATCCCGTAGCTGGCCTCGCCGGCCTCCGCGCGCTGCTGCTCGACGAGCCGGATCGTTTCCCGCTGACGGTGACCGAGAAGCTGTTGTCCTACGCAATGGGCCGGCGCCTGGAATACTACGATCGGCCGGCCGTGCGTGCGATCGTGCGGGAGGCGGCGGAGTCGGAGTATCGTTGGTCGGCGATCGTGTCGGGGATCGTCCGGAGCCCGCAGTTCAGGATGCGCGGGCTCCCTTCGGCGGTCTCGACGGACGCGGTAAACTAG
- a CDS encoding PQQ-binding-like beta-propeller repeat protein: MAHGSDDGAYGGARHGRRPGPAVGALHRRRHAGIAHARRGQAGRRAGRRRTCRRSERPDRARCGGGAAVRVGRPLPRGAGRGRARPTIDPRDGAGGEDGMRNRHPRPALAACGAAVVLAALGFGAAAPRAQQSSSDTPAPIPPLLRDFVPVTDAMLRDPRPENWLTFRGGYGLWGYSPLDQIDSDTVGGLQLVWSRSMTEGYQEVEPIVYNGVMFFPHVEDRVEAVDATTGDLLWEYRRFTPDEPWNTTGTRARYRNVSLYDDKIYVATNDAYLVALDARTGALVWESQRADWREQVAQTTGPIIVDGMLVTGSRCNPSSPRPGGCFITGHDPETGEERWRVNTAATPDQPGGDTWGGLALSARRHTSAWLQGSYDPELGLIYWGTGPPSPLPEPLRGSGKADLLYTNSTLALDPQTGELVWYFQHLPRDNWDLDHVFERLIVETEVSPDPAEVPWINPDLAPGERRKVITGIPGKTGLVWTLDAATGEFLWARPTVYQNIMTGLDVRTGRPIIDESTTPWSVTDPVLACPHLLGGKNQPSGAYSPVTDAMYMPMNNACMDLSMSVEEAGPSDGYDVRAVVRHHPDLDPETAPVGWLEAISASTGKTLWRYQQRAPIYGSVLATGGNLLFSGDTVRRFRAFNAETGDILWQTILNGPVSGRPMSYSVNGRQYVAIAAGGITQGTSFLRITPELTTSTGSNTLFVFALP, from the coding sequence ATGGCGCACGGATCGGACGACGGCGCTTATGGCGGCGCTCGGCATGGGCGGCGGCCGGGTCCGGCCGTGGGTGCCCTACACCGACGACGGCACGCCGGAATCGCGCACGCTCGCCGCGGTCAAGCTGGCCGTCGAGCTGGGCGCCGACGTACATGCCGCCGATCCGAACGGCCGGACCGCGCTCGATGTGGCGGAGGAGCTGCAGTTCGAGTCGGTCGTCCACTACCTCGTGGAGCAGGGCGCGGACGAGCCCGCCCCACGATAGACCCCCGGGACGGCGCCGGCGGAGAAGACGGCATGCGGAACAGACACCCTCGCCCCGCCCTGGCTGCCTGCGGGGCCGCCGTTGTGCTGGCCGCGCTCGGCTTCGGGGCGGCTGCTCCGCGAGCCCAGCAATCGTCCAGCGACACGCCGGCGCCCATCCCCCCGCTGCTCCGCGACTTCGTGCCCGTGACGGATGCCATGTTGCGCGATCCGCGCCCGGAGAACTGGCTCACTTTCCGGGGCGGCTACGGCCTCTGGGGTTACAGCCCGCTCGATCAGATCGATTCGGACACGGTCGGCGGCCTGCAACTGGTCTGGTCGCGCTCGATGACCGAGGGCTACCAGGAAGTAGAGCCGATTGTCTACAACGGCGTGATGTTCTTCCCGCATGTGGAGGATCGCGTGGAGGCGGTCGACGCCACGACAGGCGACCTGCTCTGGGAGTACCGCCGGTTCACGCCGGACGAGCCGTGGAACACCACCGGCACGCGCGCCCGCTACCGCAACGTCTCCCTCTACGACGACAAGATCTACGTCGCCACGAACGACGCCTACCTCGTGGCGCTGGACGCGCGGACCGGCGCGCTCGTCTGGGAATCACAGCGGGCCGACTGGCGCGAGCAGGTGGCGCAGACGACCGGCCCGATCATCGTCGACGGCATGTTGGTCACCGGCTCGCGCTGCAACCCGTCGAGTCCGCGCCCGGGCGGCTGTTTCATCACCGGGCACGATCCCGAGACGGGAGAAGAGCGCTGGCGCGTGAACACGGCGGCGACCCCGGATCAGCCGGGGGGCGACACCTGGGGCGGCCTCGCGCTCTCGGCCCGGCGCCACACGTCCGCCTGGCTGCAGGGCAGCTACGACCCGGAACTGGGACTCATCTACTGGGGAACCGGGCCGCCGTCGCCGCTGCCGGAGCCGCTCCGCGGATCGGGCAAGGCGGACCTGCTCTATACGAACTCGACGCTTGCTCTCGATCCGCAGACCGGCGAGTTGGTCTGGTACTTCCAGCACCTGCCGCGCGACAACTGGGATCTGGACCACGTCTTCGAGCGGCTGATCGTCGAGACCGAAGTCTCGCCGGATCCCGCCGAGGTGCCGTGGATCAACCCCGATTTGGCGCCGGGCGAGCGCCGCAAGGTGATCACCGGCATTCCCGGAAAGACCGGCCTCGTCTGGACCCTCGACGCGGCAACCGGCGAGTTTCTCTGGGCGCGGCCGACCGTCTACCAGAACATCATGACCGGACTCGACGTCCGGACCGGCCGGCCGATCATCGACGAGAGCACGACCCCCTGGTCGGTCACCGATCCGGTGCTTGCCTGCCCGCACCTGCTCGGCGGCAAGAATCAGCCGTCCGGCGCCTATAGCCCTGTTACCGACGCGATGTACATGCCGATGAACAACGCGTGCATGGACCTGTCGATGTCCGTGGAGGAGGCGGGCCCGAGCGATGGCTACGACGTCCGCGCCGTCGTACGCCACCATCCCGATCTCGATCCCGAAACCGCGCCGGTCGGCTGGCTGGAGGCGATCTCGGCATCGACCGGCAAGACGCTATGGCGCTACCAGCAGCGCGCGCCCATCTATGGATCCGTCCTCGCGACTGGCGGCAACCTGCTTTTCTCCGGCGACACCGTTCGCCGCTTCCGCGCCTTCAACGCCGAGACGGGCGACATTCTGTGGCAGACCATCCTGAACGGCCCGGTCAGCGGCCGCCCGATGAGCTACAGCGTGAACGGCCGCCAGTACGTCGCCATCGCGGCGGGCGGCATCACGCAGGGAACCAGCTTCCTCCGGATCACCCCTGAGTTGACCACGTCGACTGGCAGCAATACGCTGTTTGTCTTCGCCCTGCCCTAA
- a CDS encoding DUF1552 domain-containing protein encodes MTLIQKSLPRRTVLRGLGATLALPFLDAMAPTAVSRAARAATKAPHRFQAFYVPNGMAMEYWTPAEEGTGFRLTPILEPLAPYRDQMIVLSGLHANWNYIHAGASGSFLTGTTRGGTNETEIIADVSMDQLLARHYARETQVASLEVAMDRPNNAGACTGNLSCVYTHTLSWRSPTQPLPMEWNPRAVFETLFGDSGSTDREARAARLRQHKSLLDAVNGKLADLKRELGASDRTKLDDYTESVRDVERRIQRAEEQSDLELPEIRQPQGAPPVFEDHLELMLDLQLLAFQSDLTRVVSFMIGKEQSARPYPQIGVPEAHHPLSHHNNVPEIIEHMSKINRYHTELLSKYLAKLRATPDGDGSLLDHVTIMYGSGISNSTRHAGDNLPIMLVGGGAGRLPTGRHIRYAKEPSLANLLVTLMDKMDVPVDRIGGSTGKLPLDTLADL; translated from the coding sequence ATGACCCTGATCCAGAAGTCGTTGCCGCGGCGGACCGTGCTTCGGGGGCTCGGCGCGACGCTCGCGCTGCCGTTCCTCGACGCGATGGCTCCCACCGCCGTCTCGCGCGCCGCGCGCGCGGCCACGAAGGCGCCGCACCGTTTCCAGGCGTTCTACGTCCCGAACGGCATGGCGATGGAGTACTGGACCCCGGCGGAGGAGGGGACCGGATTCCGGCTCACGCCGATCCTGGAGCCTCTCGCACCTTACCGCGACCAGATGATCGTGCTGTCCGGCCTGCACGCCAACTGGAACTACATCCACGCCGGGGCGTCCGGGTCGTTCCTGACGGGGACGACCCGTGGCGGTACGAACGAAACGGAGATCATCGCCGACGTCTCGATGGATCAGCTGCTTGCCCGGCACTACGCCAGGGAGACGCAGGTCGCCTCACTCGAGGTGGCGATGGACCGGCCGAACAACGCGGGCGCCTGCACCGGCAACCTGAGTTGCGTCTACACGCACACGCTTTCATGGCGCAGCCCGACGCAGCCGCTGCCGATGGAATGGAACCCGCGCGCGGTGTTCGAGACGCTGTTCGGCGACAGCGGCAGCACCGACCGCGAGGCGCGCGCCGCGCGGCTGCGGCAGCACAAGAGCCTGCTCGACGCCGTGAACGGGAAGCTGGCCGATCTGAAGCGCGAGCTGGGCGCCTCGGACCGCACCAAGCTGGACGACTACACGGAATCAGTCCGCGACGTCGAGCGGCGGATCCAGCGCGCGGAGGAGCAGAGCGACCTGGAACTGCCCGAAATACGGCAGCCGCAGGGAGCGCCGCCGGTTTTCGAGGACCACCTGGAGCTGATGCTCGACTTGCAACTCCTCGCGTTCCAGTCCGATCTGACCCGGGTCGTCTCGTTCATGATCGGCAAGGAGCAGAGTGCGCGCCCGTATCCGCAGATTGGCGTGCCGGAGGCGCACCATCCGCTCTCGCACCACAACAACGTGCCGGAGATCATCGAACACATGTCGAAGATCAACCGGTACCACACGGAGTTGCTCTCGAAATATCTCGCGAAGCTGCGGGCGACCCCGGACGGCGACGGGTCGCTGCTCGACCACGTGACCATCATGTACGGGTCGGGCATCTCCAACAGCACGCGCCACGCAGGCGACAACCTGCCGATCATGCTGGTCGGCGGCGGCGCCGGGCGCCTGCCGACCGGTCGCCACATTCGTTACGCCAAGGAGCCGTCGCTGGCGAACCTGCTGGTGACGCTGATGGACAAGATGGATGTCCCGGTCGACCGAATCGGGGGCAGCACCGGCAAACTGCCGCTCGACACGCTGGCCGATCTGTAG
- a CDS encoding ankyrin repeat domain-containing protein, with the protein MRIRAGWIAAVVACVSAGPASAQPNDDAARSDAAALIAAAKQGDAGAVGTLLQAGVDADAAEADGSTALLWAVHSDSYDAAQLLLEAGADPNGANDLGATPLWAAGENRNPRVTDLLLAAGADPNLALLAGETPVMVAARAGAADVVDRLAGAGADLERRGTRGQTALMWAAAQRHPAVVETLIAHGADLHAVSDVWSQWMGVPPHSRNNKEIPHGGNTALLFAVRAGDLESARLLVDAGADVDDADAWGVSAVTLAAHGGHNELLAFLLERGADPGAAAAGFAALHESAMRNDVRATRALLEAGADPDVRLETWTPTRRASRDLHFPPSFIGATPFWLAARFARAELMQLLAEHGADPRFVLEVEYVADGSMQWRTDRTTALMAALGMGGGRVRPWVPYTDDGTPESRTLAAVKLAVELGADVHAADPNGRTALDVAEELQFESVVHYLVEQGADEPAPR; encoded by the coding sequence ATGCGGATCCGCGCGGGGTGGATCGCGGCCGTCGTCGCGTGCGTTTCCGCCGGTCCTGCGTCCGCCCAGCCGAACGACGATGCGGCCCGTTCCGACGCCGCGGCCCTGATTGCCGCGGCGAAGCAGGGCGACGCCGGCGCGGTCGGTACGTTGCTTCAGGCGGGGGTGGACGCCGACGCGGCGGAGGCAGATGGATCGACCGCGCTGCTCTGGGCCGTTCATTCCGACAGCTACGACGCCGCGCAACTGTTGCTCGAGGCGGGGGCGGATCCGAACGGCGCGAACGATCTGGGCGCGACGCCGCTCTGGGCGGCGGGGGAGAATCGCAACCCCCGAGTGACCGATCTGCTGCTGGCGGCGGGCGCCGACCCCAACCTTGCGTTGCTCGCGGGCGAGACTCCGGTGATGGTGGCTGCCCGCGCGGGCGCCGCGGACGTCGTCGATCGGCTCGCCGGGGCCGGCGCCGACCTGGAACGGCGAGGGACCCGCGGCCAGACAGCGCTCATGTGGGCGGCCGCGCAACGACATCCGGCCGTCGTCGAGACCCTGATCGCGCATGGCGCCGATCTCCACGCCGTCTCCGACGTCTGGTCGCAGTGGATGGGCGTGCCGCCGCACAGCCGCAACAACAAGGAGATTCCGCACGGCGGCAACACGGCGCTGCTGTTCGCGGTGCGGGCCGGCGACCTGGAGTCGGCTCGTCTCCTGGTGGACGCCGGGGCCGACGTGGACGACGCCGACGCGTGGGGGGTGAGCGCGGTAACCCTGGCCGCGCACGGCGGGCACAACGAGCTGCTGGCATTCCTGCTCGAGCGCGGGGCGGATCCTGGCGCCGCGGCGGCCGGCTTCGCGGCGCTGCACGAATCGGCGATGCGGAACGACGTGCGGGCGACGCGGGCGCTGCTGGAAGCGGGCGCCGATCCGGACGTCCGCCTCGAGACCTGGACACCGACGCGCCGGGCGTCGCGCGACTTGCACTTTCCGCCCAGCTTCATCGGCGCGACCCCGTTCTGGCTCGCCGCCCGCTTCGCTCGCGCGGAACTGATGCAACTGCTGGCGGAGCACGGTGCGGATCCCCGGTTCGTGCTGGAAGTGGAGTACGTCGCCGACGGGTCCATGCAATGGCGCACGGATCGGACGACGGCGCTTATGGCGGCGCTCGGCATGGGCGGCGGCCGGGTCCGGCCGTGGGTGCCCTACACCGACGACGGCACGCCGGAATCGCGCACGCTCGCCGCGGTCAAGCTGGCCGTCGAGCTGGGCGCCGACGTACATGCCGCCGATCCGAACGGCCGGACCGCGCTCGATGTGGCGGAGGAGCTGCAGTTCGAGTCGGTCGTCCACTACCTCGTGGAGCAGGGCGCGGACGAGCCCGCCCCACGATAG
- a CDS encoding Na+/H+ antiporter subunit B: MTNPLYVRLAVALPVALFVWFCTMIPAVSGGEVLVWETAWLPQQGIDLDFVVDGLSLLFALLITGIGAFIFLFAGEYMVGYPQRGRFTLFLVSFMLAMLGLVLADNLIALFVFWELTTITSFLLIGYSHENATARRSALQGLLVTGAGALAMLAGFVVLGQAVGTFSLREMLAGQMNFADHPHYTAVVVLVLLGAFTKSAQFPFHFWLPNAMAAPTPVSAYLHSATMVKAGVFLLARLTPLLGGTELWMETLTAVGAVTAVYTAFVSLGKSDLKQVLAYTTVMALGVCVMFLGSPPVAGPGEPSRGVLAALAFLVAHALYKAALFMVAGTIEKATGTRDLTQLGGLRTAMPVTFAAAVAASVSMAGVPPSVGFIGKELLYTVGFAPNAAAYVSSAVFFAAAPIATVALILAIRPFFGPRPDYGKPGQEGHWALWSGPVVLGAVGIYWGLAPEFPFMSLLVPAATTVTGQPLPVDQAPWHSTGEALALTLVTLAAAALGFWKRGAVTQALASCRRLMPFSADRAYDTAMNSIAAVAAWQTRWLQSGVQRHYLLIVFATLGLSLAATLWIKNVFPWPVRLAEATFLDWSLAAVAAAASVVIIRSRSRLLGICALGVVGVATALIFLTFGAEDVAMTQLIVETLVTVIVAIVLLKLPDFSNEIWPSRPARLRNGIVAVTVGVSVTLVLLAVTGSPPQPDLREYFERTSVPGGHGRNIVNVILVDFRAIDTLGEITVLAIAGAAVFALLLPGARRREGVPPPSPRGAVARAETWHGGIMNTMILRETARRLVPLILVFSVFLLLRGHDQPGGGFVGGLVASIAFSLYAFVCGPQAARSILRADPRAVGAVGLAVAIASGFVGSIREGVPFLTGQWGELAGLPIGTPLIFDVGVYLVVIGVVLTFVLGIKEQ, from the coding sequence GTGACGAACCCGCTATACGTGCGTCTGGCAGTCGCCCTGCCCGTCGCGCTGTTCGTGTGGTTCTGCACGATGATTCCAGCCGTCTCCGGCGGCGAGGTCCTCGTCTGGGAGACGGCGTGGCTGCCGCAACAGGGCATCGATCTCGACTTCGTCGTCGATGGCCTGAGTCTGCTGTTCGCCTTGCTGATCACGGGGATCGGCGCGTTCATTTTCCTCTTCGCCGGCGAGTACATGGTGGGCTATCCGCAGCGCGGCCGGTTCACCCTTTTCCTCGTCAGTTTCATGCTGGCGATGCTCGGCCTGGTGCTGGCCGACAACCTCATCGCGCTGTTCGTCTTCTGGGAACTCACCACCATCACCTCGTTCCTGCTCATCGGCTACTCGCATGAGAACGCCACGGCCAGGCGCTCCGCGCTTCAAGGGCTGCTCGTAACCGGCGCGGGCGCCCTGGCGATGCTGGCCGGCTTCGTCGTCCTGGGCCAGGCGGTCGGCACCTTCAGCCTGCGAGAGATGCTGGCCGGCCAGATGAACTTTGCAGACCACCCGCACTACACGGCGGTGGTGGTCCTGGTTCTGCTCGGCGCGTTCACCAAGTCGGCGCAATTCCCGTTTCACTTCTGGCTGCCGAACGCGATGGCGGCCCCGACGCCGGTCTCGGCGTACCTGCACTCGGCGACGATGGTCAAGGCCGGCGTGTTCCTGCTGGCCCGCCTGACTCCTCTCCTGGGTGGAACCGAGCTCTGGATGGAGACGCTGACCGCCGTGGGAGCGGTAACGGCGGTCTATACGGCGTTCGTGTCGCTGGGCAAGTCCGACTTGAAGCAGGTGCTGGCCTACACCACGGTCATGGCGCTCGGCGTGTGCGTGATGTTCCTTGGATCGCCGCCCGTCGCGGGGCCGGGCGAGCCGTCGCGCGGAGTCCTGGCGGCCCTCGCATTCCTGGTCGCGCACGCCCTGTACAAGGCGGCCCTGTTCATGGTCGCCGGGACCATCGAGAAGGCAACCGGCACCCGCGACCTGACGCAGCTCGGGGGTCTGAGGACGGCCATGCCCGTCACGTTCGCCGCCGCGGTGGCCGCGTCCGTTTCGATGGCCGGCGTGCCGCCCTCGGTCGGATTCATCGGCAAGGAACTCCTGTACACCGTCGGCTTCGCGCCCAACGCCGCCGCCTATGTGTCGTCGGCCGTGTTCTTCGCCGCCGCGCCGATCGCGACCGTCGCGCTGATCCTTGCGATCAGGCCGTTCTTCGGACCCCGCCCCGACTACGGCAAGCCGGGGCAGGAAGGCCACTGGGCGCTCTGGTCCGGGCCGGTCGTGCTCGGTGCGGTCGGAATCTACTGGGGGCTGGCGCCGGAGTTCCCGTTCATGAGCCTGCTCGTGCCCGCCGCAACGACAGTGACCGGACAGCCCCTGCCTGTCGACCAGGCTCCCTGGCACAGCACGGGCGAGGCCCTTGCGCTGACCCTGGTGACACTGGCCGCGGCGGCTCTCGGATTCTGGAAGCGAGGCGCGGTCACGCAAGCGCTCGCTAGTTGCAGGAGACTGATGCCGTTCAGTGCCGACCGCGCGTACGACACGGCCATGAACAGCATCGCGGCCGTAGCGGCCTGGCAGACCCGCTGGCTGCAGTCCGGCGTCCAGCGGCACTACCTGCTGATCGTGTTCGCCACGCTGGGCCTCAGTCTGGCCGCAACGCTCTGGATCAAGAACGTATTCCCCTGGCCCGTGCGGCTGGCGGAAGCGACGTTTCTCGATTGGTCGCTCGCCGCCGTGGCAGCTGCGGCGTCGGTCGTGATCATCCGCTCCAGGTCCCGTCTGCTCGGGATCTGCGCCCTGGGCGTGGTGGGGGTCGCCACGGCGCTGATCTTCCTCACCTTCGGCGCGGAGGACGTTGCGATGACGCAGTTGATCGTGGAGACGCTCGTCACCGTGATCGTCGCCATCGTCCTGCTCAAGCTTCCGGACTTCAGCAACGAGATCTGGCCCTCGAGACCCGCGCGATTGCGCAACGGCATCGTCGCCGTCACGGTCGGGGTCAGCGTCACGCTGGTCCTGCTGGCCGTGACCGGGTCCCCTCCCCAGCCGGATCTCAGGGAGTACTTTGAGCGCACGTCCGTGCCTGGCGGTCACGGAAGGAACATCGTCAACGTGATCCTGGTCGATTTCCGCGCCATCGACACCCTGGGGGAGATTACGGTGCTCGCGATCGCCGGCGCGGCGGTCTTCGCCCTCCTGCTGCCGGGCGCCCGGCGACGGGAGGGCGTTCCGCCTCCGAGCCCGCGGGGAGCGGTAGCGCGCGCCGAGACGTGGCACGGCGGCATCATGAACACCATGATCCTGCGGGAAACCGCCCGCCGGCTGGTCCCGTTGATTCTCGTGTTCTCGGTATTCCTGCTGCTGCGCGGCCACGACCAGCCCGGCGGCGGTTTCGTCGGGGGTCTGGTCGCCTCCATTGCGTTCAGCCTGTACGCTTTCGTCTGCGGCCCGCAGGCGGCTCGCAGCATTCTGCGCGCGGACCCCCGCGCCGTCGGCGCCGTCGGTCTGGCCGTGGCAATCGCTTCGGGCTTCGTCGGATCCATCCGGGAGGGTGTCCCGTTCCTGACCGGCCAGTGGGGAGAGCTGGCGGGGCTGCCGATCGGCACGCCGCTGATCTTCGACGTCGGCGTGTACCTCGTCGTCATCGGGGTCGTCCTGACCTTCGTCCTCGGCATCAAGGAGCAGTAG